The Halobellus sp. MBLA0158 genome has a window encoding:
- the hisG gene encoding ATP phosphoribosyltransferase has product MRIAVPNKGRLHDPSVDLLERAGLHIESAADRKLYADTVDPEVTVLFARAADIPEYVADGAAAVGITGRDQVVESGCDLVELVDLEFGRCRLVLAAPEEGDITSPEGLAGGSVATEFPRITREYLEREGIDADVVEVTGATELTPHVEMADAIVDITSTGTTLRMNRLAVIDEVLDSSVRLYAHPDYADDPKVEQLVTAFESVLAAEDKRYVMMNVPRERLDDVREVIPGLDGPTVMDVAGDDTVAVHVVVDERDVFEVINDLKAVGASGILVTEIERLVE; this is encoded by the coding sequence ATGCGCATCGCCGTCCCCAACAAGGGCCGCCTGCACGACCCGAGCGTCGACCTGCTGGAACGGGCGGGGCTCCACATCGAGAGCGCCGCGGACCGGAAGCTCTACGCCGACACCGTCGACCCCGAGGTGACGGTGCTCTTCGCCCGCGCCGCCGACATCCCGGAGTACGTCGCCGACGGCGCCGCCGCGGTGGGGATCACCGGCCGCGATCAGGTCGTCGAGTCGGGCTGTGACCTCGTCGAGCTGGTCGACCTGGAGTTCGGTCGGTGTCGCCTGGTCCTCGCCGCGCCCGAGGAGGGCGACATCACGTCCCCCGAGGGCCTCGCAGGCGGGAGCGTCGCGACGGAGTTCCCGCGGATCACCCGCGAGTACCTGGAGCGGGAGGGCATCGACGCCGACGTCGTGGAGGTGACGGGCGCGACCGAACTGACGCCGCACGTCGAGATGGCCGACGCCATCGTCGACATCACCTCGACGGGGACGACCCTCCGGATGAACCGCCTGGCCGTGATCGACGAGGTGCTCGACTCCTCGGTCCGGCTGTACGCCCACCCGGACTACGCCGACGACCCCAAGGTCGAACAGCTGGTGACGGCCTTCGAGTCGGTGCTGGCGGCCGAGGACAAGCGCTACGTGATGATGAACGTCCCCCGCGAGCGCCTCGACGACGTCCGCGAGGTCATTCCGGGACTGGACGGCCCGACGGTGATGGACGTCGCCGGCGACGACACCGTCGCGGTCCACGTAGTCGTCGACGAGCGCGACGTCTTCGAGGTCATCAACGACCTCAAGGCGGTCGGCGCCTCGGGGATCCTCGTCACCGAGATCGAGCGGCTCGTGGAGTAA
- a CDS encoding protein sorting system archaetidylserine decarboxylase, producing MRFAPGVRRFAVPAFAAAAVLAPLAFPLALAAIAIGGFVAWFFRDPERRPSGPGVVSPADGRVSVVREEGDQLRVGVFMNVTDVHVNRAPLDGRIERVTHRSGAHRPAFSKDSERNERVDVAVATDEGPAEISLIAGAFARRIHPYVAEGDDLARAERIGHIDFGSRADVLLPPAYDRADLLVTEGDRVRAGESIVAARER from the coding sequence ATGCGCTTTGCCCCCGGCGTCCGGCGGTTCGCCGTCCCGGCGTTCGCGGCGGCCGCGGTGTTGGCCCCGCTCGCGTTCCCCCTCGCGCTCGCCGCGATCGCGATCGGTGGCTTCGTCGCGTGGTTCTTCCGCGACCCCGAACGCCGGCCGTCGGGCCCGGGCGTCGTCTCGCCCGCCGACGGGCGCGTCTCGGTCGTCCGCGAGGAGGGCGACCAGCTCCGCGTGGGCGTGTTTATGAACGTCACTGACGTCCACGTGAACCGCGCCCCCCTCGATGGCCGAATCGAGCGCGTCACCCACCGATCGGGCGCTCACCGCCCGGCGTTCTCGAAGGACTCCGAGCGCAACGAGCGCGTCGACGTCGCGGTCGCGACCGACGAGGGGCCGGCCGAGATCTCCCTCATCGCGGGCGCGTTCGCCCGGCGGATCCACCCCTACGTCGCCGAGGGCGACGACCTCGCCCGCGCGGAGCGGATCGGCCACATCGACTTCGGCTCCCGGGCCGACGTGTTGCTGCCGCCCGCCTACGACCGCGCGGATCTCCTCGTCACCGAGGGCGACCGCGTCCGCGCGGGCGAGTCGATCGTCGCCGCGCGGGAGCGATAA
- the hisB gene encoding imidazoleglycerol-phosphate dehydratase HisB, with protein sequence MTDTDADEGDAAAREAAVTRETAETTIDLTLAVDGDGDSAVETGIGFFDHMLESFAKHGLFDLTVRCDGDLEIDDHHTVEDVAIVLGEALAEALGDKRGIVRYADRRVPLDEAVADVVVDVSGRPHFEFEGSFSQSRIGDFTSDMARHFAYSLAMNAGLTLHVGVDGENAHHEVEALFKAIARALDDATRIDSRRSDTPSTKGAL encoded by the coding sequence ATGACCGACACCGACGCCGACGAGGGCGACGCCGCGGCCCGCGAGGCCGCCGTCACCCGCGAGACGGCCGAGACGACGATCGACCTCACGCTGGCGGTCGACGGCGACGGCGACAGCGCGGTCGAGACGGGGATCGGCTTCTTCGACCATATGCTGGAGTCGTTCGCCAAGCACGGCCTCTTCGACCTCACGGTCCGCTGCGACGGCGACCTGGAGATCGACGACCACCACACCGTCGAGGACGTCGCGATCGTCCTCGGGGAGGCCCTGGCTGAGGCGCTCGGCGACAAGCGCGGCATCGTCCGCTACGCCGACCGGCGGGTCCCGCTCGACGAGGCGGTCGCGGACGTCGTCGTCGACGTCAGCGGGCGGCCGCACTTCGAGTTCGAGGGGTCCTTCTCCCAGTCCCGGATCGGCGACTTCACGAGCGATATGGCCCGCCACTTCGCCTACTCGCTGGCGATGAACGCCGGGCTGACGCTGCACGTCGGGGTCGACGGCGAGAACGCCCACCACGAGGTCGAGGCGCTGTTCAAGGCGATCGCGCGCGCGCTCGACGACGCCACGCGGATCGACTCCCGGCGGAGCGACACGCCGAGCACGAAGGGCGCGCTGTAA
- a CDS encoding DUF7473 family protein, producing the protein MVAPAPLSIPLQSSSATPIAIAGTFASFAIFLSVTAHIAARNVLGDVPVRNAFVVGPIPAVVSVLAAAFARNSPPALFAALAIAIALDGVAIYLLYGESRRLSAYITLIHFVVSVILGTILFGVLAIIQSAPG; encoded by the coding sequence ATGGTAGCTCCCGCTCCGCTCTCGATCCCGCTTCAGTCGTCCTCCGCGACCCCGATCGCGATCGCCGGCACGTTCGCGTCCTTCGCGATCTTCCTCTCGGTGACGGCACACATCGCCGCCCGCAACGTCCTCGGCGACGTCCCCGTCCGCAACGCGTTCGTCGTCGGCCCGATCCCGGCGGTGGTGAGCGTCCTCGCGGCCGCGTTCGCGCGGAACAGCCCGCCGGCCCTCTTTGCGGCGCTCGCCATCGCGATCGCCCTCGACGGGGTCGCGATCTACCTCCTCTACGGCGAGTCGCGCCGCCTGTCGGCGTACATCACGCTGATCCACTTCGTCGTCAGCGTCATCCTCGGGACGATCCTCTTCGGCGTGCTGGCGATCATCCAGAGCGCGCCCGGCTGA
- a CDS encoding THUMP domain-containing protein produces MYYLELAGEAGDEAFAALEAERAAASAVERVAPGLATARGIRADRVPTLAYTRRVSELVGRTDADVASAVAVLEAASFDRSGTVAVRARNVRATAEVSTSAAERELGGVLVDRGFDVDLDDPDHELRVCFADDVCLVGWAVAERDAAFGSRAPTDRPFFQPGSMAPMDARAYVNLAAGPALPDATVVDPMCGTGGLLVEAGLVGARAVGSDAQAKMASGAAENLAHYLDDDAAAASANPDWAAVRGDATELPFADDAADGVVFDAPYGRQSKIAGHELEDLVAGALAEAARIAPSCVLVADRSWTDAAEAAGWRVDERFERRVHRSLDRHVHVLKRS; encoded by the coding sequence GTGTACTACCTGGAGCTCGCGGGCGAGGCGGGAGACGAGGCCTTCGCCGCGCTGGAAGCCGAGCGCGCCGCGGCCTCGGCCGTCGAACGGGTCGCGCCCGGCCTCGCGACCGCCCGCGGGATCCGCGCCGATCGCGTCCCGACGCTGGCGTACACCCGCCGCGTCTCCGAACTGGTCGGCCGGACCGACGCCGACGTCGCGAGCGCGGTCGCGGTGCTCGAAGCGGCGTCGTTCGACCGCTCGGGGACGGTCGCCGTCCGCGCCCGGAACGTCCGCGCGACCGCCGAGGTGAGCACGTCGGCGGCCGAGCGGGAGCTCGGCGGCGTCCTCGTCGACCGGGGGTTCGACGTCGACCTCGACGATCCCGACCACGAGCTTCGCGTCTGTTTCGCCGACGACGTCTGTCTCGTGGGCTGGGCCGTCGCCGAGCGCGACGCCGCCTTCGGGTCGCGGGCGCCGACAGATCGGCCCTTCTTCCAGCCCGGGAGCATGGCGCCGATGGACGCCCGCGCGTACGTCAACCTCGCCGCCGGCCCCGCGCTCCCGGACGCGACCGTCGTCGACCCGATGTGCGGGACCGGCGGGCTGCTCGTCGAGGCCGGGCTCGTCGGCGCGCGGGCCGTCGGCTCCGACGCGCAGGCGAAGATGGCGTCGGGGGCGGCGGAGAACCTCGCGCACTACCTCGACGACGACGCGGCGGCCGCGAGCGCGAACCCGGACTGGGCCGCCGTCCGCGGCGACGCCACGGAACTCCCGTTCGCCGACGACGCCGCCGACGGCGTCGTCTTCGACGCGCCGTACGGCCGCCAGTCGAAGATCGCCGGCCACGAACTCGAAGACCTGGTCGCGGGCGCGCTCGCGGAGGCCGCGCGGATCGCGCCGTCGTGCGTGCTCGTCGCCGACCGCTCGTGGACGGACGCGGCCGAGGCCGCCGGCTGGCGGGTCGACGAGCGGTTCGAGCGCCGCGTCCACCGGTCGCTCGACCGGCACGTCCACGTCCTGAAGCGGTCGTAG
- a CDS encoding TATA-box-binding protein — MSDPKDTINIENVVASTGIGQELDLQSVAMDLEGADYDPEQFPGLVYRTQEPKSAALIFRSGKIVCTGAKSTDDVHESLHIVFEKLRDLQIPVDDDPEITVQNIVTSADLGRNLNLNAIAIGLGLENIEYEPEQFPGLVYRLDEPSVVALLFGSGKLVITGGKEPDDAREAVDVITSRLSELGLLDD; from the coding sequence ATGAGCGATCCCAAGGACACCATCAACATCGAAAACGTCGTCGCCTCCACGGGGATCGGCCAGGAGCTCGACCTCCAGAGCGTCGCGATGGACCTCGAAGGGGCCGACTACGACCCCGAGCAGTTCCCCGGCCTCGTCTACCGGACCCAAGAGCCCAAGTCCGCCGCCCTCATCTTCCGCTCCGGCAAGATCGTCTGCACCGGTGCGAAGTCCACAGACGACGTCCACGAGAGCCTCCACATCGTCTTCGAGAAGCTGCGAGACCTCCAGATCCCCGTCGACGACGACCCCGAGATCACGGTCCAGAACATCGTCACTTCTGCGGATCTGGGCCGCAATCTGAACCTCAACGCCATCGCCATCGGCCTCGGCCTCGAAAACATCGAGTACGAGCCCGAGCAGTTCCCCGGCCTCGTCTACCGCCTCGACGAGCCCTCTGTCGTGGCGCTGCTCTTCGGCTCCGGGAAGCTCGTCATCACCGGCGGCAAGGAGCCCGACGACGCCCGCGAGGCCGTCGACGTCATCACCTCCCGTCTCAGTGAACTCGGCCTGCTCGACGACTGA